In Plasmodium chabaudi chabaudi strain AS genome assembly, chromosome: 9, the sequence TTTAATTTTCTGTTCATTtataagtttttttttttttttcgtattttatcattttttttatttttgtgtgtttgttataattttcttagattaatttttaaatgtgcAATTTTAAGATCgaagtttaaaaaaaaaagaaagaaaaaagctAAAagtaattaatattttgttaaatactacgatattatttgtattgggaaatatacaaattaaatgctcgtaaatttaatatataataaaaataaaaagaaaattattttaatatctttttctccttttcatttttgccaatattgtatataccCTCATAATTGGCTTTTAGGGTGgcaggaaaaaaataattcaaatctTCCTTCtcaattttgtttatatatgcttacCCCTATAAAAATACGCATATGCACAAACACgcatgtgcatatatttatacacacatatttcaaaaaataataaatatgaattcttttttgttttactaaccctttttaattttttaatataaatgctaTACTTCAATATATTGTCTCCGGCTATATAGTAAGGGCTCATTTTAAGAACAGACTGACTCgcaaaaaaggaaaataaagaaaggACAGTAAAAAGAAACATAAAACGGGAAGATAAAAAAGGTGTATTACCATTTTTGTTACACACCCCTGGCTCTTAACAAACATGAACACCAACCTTGAAATGAATAACACCCTTGAAATTAACAGCATTAACaatgttataaataaaaattatattttttcaaactttcaaaatgaaacaaataattatggtGGATGGGATGGTGTAATATATGTTAATGAAAAACAGTATGATCGAATTTTAAAAAGACgaatgaataaaataaagcaggaaatggaaaaaaataaaaaaattagttcCTACattaatattcaaaaaaaagttacatccccaaataatacaattatTAGTAATACCCGAAATGGTGGACCTAtcgaaaatataaataaagcaaaccaaattaacaatataaatcatGCTAACACTTCTAAAATAGTAAACACGAATggacataataatataaacagATTTGTAAATAACACCGAACATTATAACAATGGTAATAGTGCCTTATATCCATTTGATGGAAATCACGATGACTCAAAATATAACTCAAcgcaatataataaaaataatgataataataattatgcacaaatgtatgaaaatataaaatatggttcatatatgaaaaattcaaaaaacggtgaaaaaacaaataatggacataataatatgaatgataataatggaTATAACGATACAGATAATGcgtatttaaataattataatggGATGTATAATTCGAATGTAAATTCTTCAGATGattataagaaatatatgaatatgtaTGATATCAACAATGGAAAcaatgtaaataatatcgAACTAAACAATGGACAAATTGTTAATAACTATAACGAAACGTAtcatgaaataaataatgcaaacaaatataataatggatCAAATATGGCTacattaaataatgtagaaaattcaaataaattagaTAAACTAATAATTATGGCGAACAAccaaaatattatgcatacagataatataaatcattttaataatttttctggCTCTATGAATAGAAATTATCCATATGCCTCCTATGATGAATGAAatgtttttcatttcatttaataatggCAAGCAGTTACGACAATCGTTGTGACAAAGTAACATTTGCAAGCCTTTTCTTAATTCCTTTACgagtttgtatatatattacaagCAACTTTCTATGCTTACTCTTTATCATACCGCagtttaattttattatataaaatgggaGACCATAGTAAATAATCGTTTGCCAATATtcaaatacatttttatatgattcCTCTTTTGTTTCTCATTCCTAATTATGATTAGGAATTTTTctttgttattataatccgcactatattaataaacaGAGACAAACCAGCTGTGTAGCATTTCTATTGCTATACATAAAATGGGGGCACAAAgaagtatataatttttcaaatgtttatttatgaaGAAACGATACAGGGAATAGATAAGGAGAACATGCAAGTGCTCCTATGCACAAACATGTACATATACAGTGAAGGAAcacataaatttaatttttattcgaATTTAATAAGATagaataaaatttgaaacACAGCCAAAGGCTTTAAAAATCATTTGTAAATTTGTTGCCTTTTTATCTTATGTGTTATTTTCTTTCtgtcttttattttgttttttttttttttacaatcagcattttaaaacattatttaaattgtcactattatttaaaatattttcaaattttttattttttttaaagtagCAATATATGCTTTATAAGAAATTCACATCAATATATCCATATGGTTATTTAAAACGTTCTCTATCGATTTGAACccttttttgtaatttcgCAATTTTCACAATGTTCACAATGCTCACAATTTTCACGATTGTATTCCCCTCTTTTTCGATGGGATAAACTACATGTTTACTAACATAGAGGATTGCAAAGTTcgatataataatagcaaATCTAAGCATGtgaaaaacattttttgaatgCTTATTTTGTTGATATGTCAGAGATGCCTAATAATacgaatataataatttattaatttatcatgCCTAACAAAAGATACTTATAATagataaaaacatttttagaatttaaaaaaatcgcATGATTTTGTTACTATAACTATggttattcttttttatttgttttatttatttattattattttttttttttttttttttttgggcACATTTTTAGTATATCTCTATAAGCATATTCCCATATATGGCATATACTTACTCTATCCCGGCATTGCAACGaggattaaaaaaaaaaaaaaaatttttaaatggtCCCCCAAAGGTCtgtaaattatattcataaattatactctacaaataaatagaaattgtacatattcatttatttatttgtttattctTTATCGGCATGTTAAGTAAAATCCAAttcttttttcaaaatttttatgggtacaataatttagtatatataaaaaaattattaccatatataatatccattttttcaaaactatttttttctctcaAAACACtgatttaaaatatatgcatactgAATTCGTaacttattaatttattttggcCCATGGCCATACATCATTGTATGTTAGtatgtttaaatattatgaacatGCTAGGTAATTCAGTATTACTATGCTTTTTAGTATTGCATATACATCCGTTTATCTATTTATATCTTCAAGCATTCTTTATATACAGTTTGTTTCTTTTCACCATACAACTAAATCACAATTTAGAAAGTTCGACAAAAACTTTTAACGATAAGTTGAAAATGATggaaacattttatataacataaaaaaggatatagtataaaatatttatttattaaaattaaaaaaaaaaaaaaaaaaatcagatCACAATTGATAGATTCACAACAAGTACAGCCATCTCTCGAATGGGAAGAAAAAAGTTCAAACAAAATACAAggttatacaaattttaacaCAAATTGGGTTACCGATTTGAAACCTTTTCACAtactaaataatttatctaTAACGACACATTACTTACACGgttaatgataataaataaaaagtataagCCAAAAAATGAGCAAGGACATTTTTagttatgaaaatatttttaaaagcgcagacataaataaaatacaagaGCAAAGAGAAAAATCTCAAAATGAAACAGATAATAAAGAGGAAACAGAAAAGGTAGAGAACCAACCAAAACCTACAAgcaatattaataatgaactatctgaagaaaatgaaaataaaatacaaataaataataatccaATAGAttcaaaacaaaaaattaaaaaagatatatttagcctttttaatgataaaaatgaaataaataataaagacgACAATCCGTTTAATTTTTACTATCCCAATGATGATACAAACATTAATCAGTATTTTCCGACCTATAACGGGGACCCAAAAAAGGAGGGAGTAGTTGGCGAAAAAGATGCCACCTCTACGAATGAAAATAAGGGTCCTACCTTTACAAGTGAAAATAAGGATCACACATTTTTGCCTGATGCTGAATCTTCTAAAAATGGTCCGCCCCCTTTTAGTGAGAGCGAGCCAAATATAGTAAACCCCCCAAGCCATGCAGTAAAAGATAGTGAACAAGTAGATGTTAAAGAAGAAACGGTTCAAGATGCATCTACTACTAAAAATGTAGTATGCcctgaaaataatttagataGCTCACAATTAgatgtaaaaaaacaaaatgataacCAAGAAGAAGGAATCGAATCCAACAAATTCATGTGTTTCTGCTTCGGAAGGAGTggaacatttttttatacaaaaggGAATTCCATAGTGTATGGTCCACTCATAAGTGTAATAGATGATGGACTAACAAAGAAGATGGAGAAAGATAAGAAGCAAGACGGGGGTGTAAAAAAGTGTGACGGATCCGAAATGaatgcatatacatatgcattGAAGTCCTTTCCAGGTCCGTTTTCTCGAAGGAATGTCAAAATAGATGAaaagataaagaaatatttaaacgaatttatagatataaataaagaaaaatataaagataatatttttgaaggtacacaaaaaaatagtatatacaatcatttattaaatataattgaaaatgatgatttaTTAGATTTTAATTTGAAACTATTAGATGTAGATacaaattatgaacataataaaaatgaaaaaaaaaaaaacgatcaAAATAGTATTGTAATGAAGTTCttacaaaattatcaaaataattcaaataataataaaaatacgaaAGGTGAATATTCTGAATGGGAAGAAGATGATGATTCTTCTGATGGTTCAGAAACAAAATCCAATGAAAAGAATACTAAAGAGATGAGcgaatttaaaatatcaaGTAGAGACTATAGTCATAAAActaacgaaaaaaataaattcgaAAATGATAGTAACTCTAAAGGTGCAACAAACGGTTTCAAAGAAATGAGGAAAGATAATGAAGAGagtttttttcaaaagaTTTATGGGCatgatttaaaatatggatTAATAGATAGTAAAAAGTATTACTTCTCcgatttaataaataaaaaatttatttatgattTATATAGATTGCAAAATAATGAACGAATAACAACTgaagatatatatttagaatattttaatttatgtatatataatagtaaGAAGGCAGcaaatttatgttttaaaaaggatctatataaatatttttttttgattttaaaaaagtataataaaaaaaaatacaataaaatgctagataaatatataaaacatataagtatatcatttaataatgaattagatgtaaaaaattgtatgcagaatatttataaaatatataattataatatatatgatgatGTTCTAGTtgaatcatttattttctttatttgtattctaaataaaaaatacattttttttaaaaataaaaatattattactaacCATTGGTATGCTTTCTACACATTAATACttcacaattttatattccaGTTTTCggaaaatgaaatagaTTATTCAAGCTATAAAGATGGaattgtaaatttttttcattatctaattgatttattaatacataataataagcaTATTGAATCacaatttctttatttaattctttcGGGAAGCCCTTgtatttatcaaattaaaACGTCATCGGTTCTAGACACTGAAGAGGCTCAGTCCACCAATTCATATAAAGACATTGCTGATGCTTCGAAGAATTACGCTCACAGCGCTAAAAATGGAATGGAAAGAATACAAAATGAGCCTGCTTATGAACCCAAAATAGAATCGCCAACCCGACATCTACCAAAAATttcatttgatatatttacttttCAAGTATGCGATATTTTTGAATACTTATACAGATTGAAAGAAgaaagttttttttatgatgatttaattatttacaaaatatattatgcatcTATATTGTTGGAATTTGGGTTACTAGAACAAGCCAAacaatacataaatattttatattattacatagatgtaataaaaagtaataaaaaaaatgaaaacattaattatatattatatttatatgaaatgtTAGTAAGTCAAttgaattatatttctCCTCATAAATTGCCTACCAATCAAAATCCAcaaaatgaagaatatctaaatttatattcagCACAAAATAGTTACAAtacttataattataaaacagTTTcgataaatgataatataaacagTTCTacaatattaacaaaagaAGAGCTCACCACAAAGCAATATACCAGCACTACACATGCTGAACAAGTGGAAACAAATGTTAATGATTACATTTCTAAAGAAAAAACTCCTTTCCAAAACGCACAAAATATGTCCTACACCATTGAAAACACTCAAGCAAATAACGAAgtaacaaattattatgaaagaaataataaagataatacATCTATACCATCACAAAAAGATATAGATAAACATagtatacaaaattatgcaaataattcagatcattatgataattataacaTGAGTTATTCactaaaaaaacaaacagataataaacaaaattctATAGATAATTCATCAAATACAGAAAACggatattataatttacataCAAATGAGCccgtaaaaaattatgtggAATATCAAAATGTTGAAACGGTTCAAAGTCAAACAATGAATACCCAAggttataattataattataactaCAATTATAActacaataataataataaatatgagtatagtgaaaattatatgtttaaCCAGCCAACCGGAAATCCCAGCATGTATCCAAACCCTAATGCAGCAATGCCTACTCACGAAAGTGGAATCAATAACATGTCACCCCATTCATATAACATTCAAGGTAATGCATTACCACCTACTACTTATggagaatataataatatgatgcAATACAATTCTTATCAAACTAATGCAAACAATAATATGGCAcctaattataatatgaacCAGATGCATGGGTTCTACAATTATAACAATACTTCCTCCACAAACCCACAAAATGCTAACTactataacaataataatagtaacaattattataatgaagCTCGtcaaaaaatggaaataaataataactcTGCACAAATGCATATAGATCAAAACGTAAATAAagttaatgaaaaaaataaaaatgattatacAACATCTAGCACATCAAATAATGTAGCAGATAGTAATGATTCCAGTCAGAGCAATGTTgatttgataaatatgggtaaaagttttatatctggatttttttcaaatattaaagaaaaaattaaaatagttGATGCAATAAAAGAGGAAGACGAACcagaagaagaaaatatattttattatgattatgaaaaaaaacgatgGAGGGAAAAAGGTGTTACATCCGATGAAGAGAAAGAACGTgaagaacaaaaaataaaaaaacaaatggaAATGTCGAAAATTGCTCCGCCTCTTGCATCagatacatataataatacaaaccCTAAAAAGCCTTTAGATATGAAGGACGTGAGAAGTAGGTATGTAGACTACTTTAATTAACCTATTCTTATTCATCATAAATATAGAGAAgcttatatacatacatactagtgtgtatgcatatataattatttatttttataccaACACACtgttataataaacaatttttaatatttgtcCGAAGTATATTAAAACCCTTCTTGCGTGTCTTTACAAAGTTTGcaaaaattcatatttttttaaattatacattttaaacatgcatataatcgttttttttttttttaattttccttttaaaataaagttGCATACTTGTTAAGAAGTTACTTGATTTGAACGTTGACAATTTTATTCGGAATTTTGTCCCTATACAATATTaacttcttttttaatgttttttatttgtttcgttttttttttttttttttcaacttattttctttatattcaaTGTATACATGTattatgtatgcatataatattatacttcaatttttataagtaataaaaaaaaaatgttggaaataatatgatcatatataataaataggggaatatatgaaattttCCAATgggttttaaaaaaataaaaaagaaagagttataaaaaatatatatatataacaataaaatattttgaaaaaaaaaaatgttgttttattatacaaataatttggggatatacattattattattatataataagcttatacaattatttaaagtaatgtatgtatagcccttaaaaaaaaacgtagGCTAATTTGATTATCTACATATGTTTGTAGTATgcatgtataatatatagtttttttttttttcttaaatcTTTGTTAActcttaaatataaatttttatataacaaaattagaatgaataaaaaaaaaaaaaaaaaaacatttttaaaagcaATTATCACACTTAGGGgggaataaataaataataaaaataaataaaataagatatatactttgcagaatatataaagtattaaaaatataagaaaagaaaaattgcATAAATATCTACTAAGgtattttacttttataatgaaacatttggaaatgtattataataaGGGTTTTTTTAGAACTTTTTGTAAaagttaaaataattaaaaaaaaaaaaaaaaaaaaaagcacacacaatttatcttttgtttttacaatccataaaaggaaaaaattgGAATAAGAGTAGAGGTAGCAGAACGGGACTATGgcgaagaaaaagaaacaaatacatttgaatataatagattttcaaaaatactATCAAAAAGATGATCTAATCATACAGCCAACACCAGCTGTTGAAAATACCAtcgaagaaaaaaaaaaaaaaatttttgacaaaaatgaatatgttCAAAATATTGAATGGCGAACTACAGAAAGTacagataaaaaaataaacaacaaagtaaatgatgataataataaatttaaaaaaagtgatAGTACTATAACATTAGGATCTAGGGGGAAAAACAAGCTGAATGAAATGAAAGATGAAGACGTCGATTTTGCAAACTTAAGAAGTAAGAAGAAGGAAGACGACGTGGATTTTGCAAACTTAAGAAATAAGAAGAAGGAAGACGATGCAGATTTTGGGAACCTTAGAAATAAGAAGAAGGAAGACGACGCAGATTTTTCCAACCTTCGAAATAAGAAGAAGGAAGACGATGTCGACTTTGCCAACCttcgaaataaaaaaaaagatgatgATGCAGATTTTGCAAACTTAAGAAACAAGAAGAAGGAGGACGATGCCGATTTTGCAAACTTaagaaacaaaaagaaGGAAGAGGATGTGGATTTCGGAGTTTtacgaaataaaaagaaagagGAAGATGCAGATTTTGCAAActtaagaaataaaaaaaaagatgacGATGCAGATTTTGGTAACTTaagaaacaaaaagaaGGAAGACGACGTGGATTTTGGCAACcttagaaataaaaaaaaagatgacGATGCAGATTTTGCAAActtaagaaataaaaagaaagaagAGGATGTCGACTTTGCAAACCTTAGAAACAAGAAAAAGGAAGAGGATGTAGATTTTGGAGTTTTACGAAATAAGAAGAAAGAGGAAGATGTTGACTTTGCCAACTTAAGAAGTAAGAAAAAGGAAGAGGATGTCGACTTTGCAAACCTTAGAAACAAGAAGAAGGAGGACGACGCCGACTTTGCCAACCTTAGAAATAAGAAAAAGGAAGAGGATGTAGATTTTGGAGTTTTACGAAATAAGAAGAAAGAGGAAGATGTTGACTTTGCCAACTTAAGAAGTAAGAAAAAGGAAGAGGATGTCGATTTTTCTAACTTAAGAAGCAAAAAAACTGATACTGAAACAAAAACTGAAAAAC encodes:
- a CDS encoding protein transport protein SEC16, putative, producing MSKDIFSYENIFKSADINKIQEQREKSQNETDNKEETEKVENQPKPTSNINNELSEENENKIQINNNPIDSKQKIKKDIFSLFNDKNEINNKDDNPFNFYYPNDDTNINQYFPTYNGDPKKEGVVGEKDATSTNENKGPTFTSENKDHTFLPDAESSKNGPPPFSESEPNIVNPPSHAVKDSEQVDVKEETVQDASTTKNVVCPENNLDSSQLDVKKQNDNQEEGIESNKFMCFCFGRSGTFFYTKGNSIVYGPLISVIDDGLTKKMEKDKKQDGGVKKCDGSEMNAYTYALKSFPGPFSRRNVKIDEKIKKYLNEFIDINKEKYKDNIFEGTQKNSIYNHLLNIIENDDLLDFNLKLLDVDTNYEHNKNEKKKNDQNSIVMKFLQNYQNNSNNNKNTKGEYSEWEEDDDSSDGSETKSNEKNTKEMSEFKISSRDYSHKTNEKNKFENDSNSKGATNGFKEMRKDNEESFFQKIYGHDLKYGLIDSKKYYFSDLINKKFIYDLYRLQNNERITTEDIYLEYFNLCIYNSKKAANLCFKKDLYKYFFLILKKYNKKKYNKMLDKYIKHISISFNNELDVKNCMQNIYKIYNYNIYDDVLVESFIFFICILNKKYIFFKNKNIITNHWYAFYTLILHNFIFQFSENEIDYSSYKDGIVNFFHYLIDLLIHNNKHIESQFLYLILSGSPCIYQIKTSSVLDTEEAQSTNSYKDIADASKNYAHSAKNGMERIQNEPAYEPKIESPTRHLPKISFDIFTFQVCDIFEYLYRLKEESFFYDDLIIYKIYYASILLEFGLLEQAKQYINILYYYIDVIKSNKKNENINYILYLYEMLVSQLNYISPHKLPTNQNPQNEEYLNLYSAQNSYNTYNYKTVSINDNINSSTILTKEELTTKQYTSTTHAEQVETNVNDYISKEKTPFQNAQNMSYTIENTQANNEVTNYYERNNKDNTSIPSQKDIDKHSIQNYANNSDHYDNYNMSYSLKKQTDNKQNSIDNSSNTENGYYNLHTNEPVKNYVEYQNVETVQSQTMNTQGYNYNYNYNYNYNNNNKYEYSENYMFNQPTGNPSMYPNPNAAMPTHESGINNMSPHSYNIQGNALPPTTYGEYNNMMQYNSYQTNANNNMAPNYNMNQMHGFYNYNNTSSTNPQNANYYNNNNSNNYYNEARQKMEINNNSAQMHIDQNVNKVNEKNKNDYTTSSTSNNVADSNDSSQSNVDLINMGKSFISGFFSNIKEKIKIVDAIKEEDEPEEENIFYYDYEKKRWREKGVTSDEEKEREEQKIKKQMEMSKIAPPLASDTYNNTNPKKPLDMKDVRSRYVDYFN